The segment CTGGTTCCAGACGCATTGGCTAAGCTTAGCCCACAAAATAGCTATCGTATGTGTAGCAATGAAACATGTGATGTGGTCTATTTTAACGAAAAGGAAGAAATATATACCACCGAGGATGTCAAAGTAGCTGTTTTTCAAAAAACTGATGCTGAAGATTGTCCTGTATGTTATTGCTTTGGCTGGTCCAGAGATAAAATTAAAAAAGAGTTAGAGGAAACGGGCGAGAGTACTGCAGGTGACACTATATCAGAACATATTAAGGCGGGTAGATGCGGATGTGATGTTAACAATCCTCAGGGTTCATGCTGCCTGGGAAATGTAAAGAAAACCGTCGCAGAGTATACCTCACAGCACAATAATTAACTGGCAGGTGACTTAATTGGCGAATACCGAAGAATTGGGAAACTACTTTGAAAGTCTATCTAGTGAGGAAAAAGCTGTTAGAGATACTGCATTTTTCTCTATCTTGGAAGGATTACCCTCTTCCATTAGCCATTTGAAGGAAGAGACCAACCTTTCCATGACGCAGCTAAAGACTGTTATACTTGAACTAGAAGCGAAAGGAATAATAGTTGTTGAAGAAACAACAGGTAACATAGTAGGGAGTTTCGGTCTTTCCTTAGTAGAAACCCCTCATCAATTGCAGATAAATGGAAGACATCTCTATACCTGGTGTGCTGCGGATACTATCGGTATCCCAGCGGCATTAGGTATGGATGCCATGGTAAAGTCTTATTGTTTTACCTGTAGAAAGCCTCTAACTATCAACATTTCTAAGGGAAAAGTAGTATCGGCTTCGGAACAAAACATAAGGTTATGGGTAATTGAAGCCGACTTAGGTAAATCAGTGGCAGGCTGCACCTGACCACAAATTAACTTTTTTTGCTCAGTTGAGCATTATAATTTATGGGAAACGGAAAACCGTAGAACTAAGGGACAACTTCTTGTTTTAAAAGAGGTTGAGGATTTAGGGAAAAGATGGTGGAAGGATGTAGTACAAACTGTATTGATTTAATAATTGTGAAAAAGAAATAATGTCGTACCGTTTTATGAGTGCGACGGAACTAGATAGTTAAAGAACGAAAACAAAGCCAAATCAACCGGAATTGTGGCTTCGTTTTACTGGTCTGGCAGGGCCCAGGAAGGTCCGCATTATCCATAAACTATCACCTTTCTTCAAGATAACTATAGATACATACTTACCGAAAGGAAAGACACGAACTAATGAATGCAACGTTTGGAAAACGGCAGGGTTAGCGCCCCCAATAGGCAGCCTAAAAAAGGGTACCACCCGCTATCGGAAAAAGCCATTGGCGCCTTTAAAGGGAAGAAAAAAGAAACTGGAACCAGACTAAGCTGCCCCAAGTAAACTTGTAATTGCTTTTGGGGCAAATTTTAAACCGCCTTGGTGTGGTTGCTTTAATAGTGGGCCTGGCCATCTTTTGAAAGTATTCCTTTGATAACCAATGGATCGGTCCAACCGGGAGAATAATCCTC is part of the Metallumcola ferriviriculae genome and harbors:
- a CDS encoding putative iron-sulfur cluster-binding metallochaperone, with product MADCCAVKTPSKVEEKFNCPKCGNDGKKVEIVTLKSLLVPDALAKLSPQNSYRMCSNETCDVVYFNEKEEIYTTEDVKVAVFQKTDAEDCPVCYCFGWSRDKIKKELEETGESTAGDTISEHIKAGRCGCDVNNPQGSCCLGNVKKTVAEYTSQHNN
- the merB gene encoding organomercurial lyase, with the translated sequence MANTEELGNYFESLSSEEKAVRDTAFFSILEGLPSSISHLKEETNLSMTQLKTVILELEAKGIIVVEETTGNIVGSFGLSLVETPHQLQINGRHLYTWCAADTIGIPAALGMDAMVKSYCFTCRKPLTINISKGKVVSASEQNIRLWVIEADLGKSVAGCT